A portion of the Homalodisca vitripennis isolate AUS2020 chromosome 2, UT_GWSS_2.1, whole genome shotgun sequence genome contains these proteins:
- the LOC124355357 gene encoding uncharacterized protein LOC124355357 gives MKLFNRWPPSAIFLVLVLVGTRIFPRSFEEDQNKSDAMYTLPPDEMPNEEEREEEELEEWDVEALNNLEFDEVGKLGEVELMEAYINGTTEEPDLSTEPWVKEAVLDVAYFLRSHKFNDYDRRYHNESEGMKAVQFNHFPRPQLRYLHWEVYKYCSRGFFRCLGYLNTVIGSALLTRSSDSCKIINEHKWEYPRNAGSIEAVEMECVRLRKIDWENADPFKGPLERFQWRVSASYYMCHFTMLENPSLIMFGERCDNFANCLMGRSAKNYDPRADDSKSFQCAMYSFCPDPCCNKKVISSTEDCWGLEDNPCYWQTDPEKKRCGFNREDNRDLASVVLNEWNVTCHCEPGYEWESMFGSCVDIDECSTGTHTCVPTIEMCINLKGNYSCACAWGYINVTGSCVPNKVLNNALDDLHALYHKTKVGSSEPFSFRKYITDFIAGFFSTNRTAKTTTEQASTTEIPQFNFDN, from the coding sequence AAACTATTCAATCGGTGGCCTCCAAGTGCAATATTTCTGGTATTGGTTTTGGTTGGAACACGCATTTTCCCTCGGTCCTTTGAAGAGGATCAGAACAAAAGTGATGCTATGTATACTCTTCCGCCTGACGAGATGCCAAACGAAGAAgaaagagaagaagaagaattgGAAGAATGGGACGTTGAGGCTTTAAATAACTTAGAATTCGATGAAGTTGGAAAATTAGGTGAAGTGGAGCTAATGGAAGCATATATTAACGGAACAACAGAAGAACCGGATCTGAGCACAGAACCTTGGGTGAAGGAAGCTGTGCTGGACGTAGCCTACTTCCTGAGGTCTCACAAGTTCAATGATTACGACCGGCGGTACCACAACGAGTCAGAAGGAATGAAAGCTGTGCAGTTCAACCATTTCCCGAGACCCCAACTGAGGTACCTGCACTGGGAGGTGTACAAGTATTGCAGTAGAGGTTTCTTCCGCTGTCTAGGCTATCTGAACACAGTTATCGGTAGTGCGCTATTGACAAGATCATCGGACTCTTGTAAAATCATCAACGAGCACAAATGGGAATATCCTCGTAACGCCGGATCCATAGAAGCGGTAGAGATGGAGTGCGTAAGACTAAGAAAAATTGACTGGGAAAATGCTGATCCTTTCAAAGGGCCTCTGGAAAGATTCCAGTGGCGAGTCTCAGCCAGCTACTACATGTGCCACTTCACAATGCTCGAGAATCCATCCCTCATCATGTTCGGGGAGAGGTGTGACAACTTTGCCAACTGTTTGATGGGCCGTTCAGCCAAAAACTACGATCCCCGTGCGGACGACTCCAAATCTTTCCAGTGCGCAATGTACAGCTTCTGTCCGGACCCTTGCTGCAACAAGAAAGTAATATCGAGCACTGAGGATTGTTGGGGGCTGGAGGACAACCCTTGTTACTGGCAAACGGACCCGGAAAAGAAACGGTGTGGGTTTAACAGAGAAGATAACAGAGATCTTGCTTCTGTCGTGCTCAATGAATGGAATGTCACTTGCCACTGTGAACCAGGGTACGAATGGGAATCCATGTTCGGTTCATGCGTTGACATTGACGAGTGCTCCACGGGTACCCATACGTGCGTCCCGACCATCGAAATGTGCATCAATCTGAAAGGAAATTACAGCTGCGCCTGCGCATGGGGATATATAAACGTCACCGGGTCGTGTGTAcccaataaagttttaaacaacgCTCTAGACGATCTTCACGCGCTGTACCACAAAACCAAAGTGGGGAGCTCTGAACCGTTTTCGTTTCGGAAAtatattactgattttattgCAGGATTTTTTTCTACCAACCGAACTGCTAAAACTACCACTGAACAGGCCTCCACTACGGAAATTCCTCAGTTCAATTTCGATAACTGA